The Patescibacteria group bacterium nucleotide sequence TTTCAATCTGGTATGACAATATCCATTCTTTCACTTTTCTAGTTATAGTTCTTTCGTCTGTGAGGATCGAATTTTTAACAAATTGTTGGGTAAGAGTTGAGCCACCCTGGACGCTCCCACCTCTCAGTTTTTGCAGTACTACACCACGAAATATACCCCAAAGGCTTACGCCTCCGTGTTTGTAAAAAGTTTTATCTTCTATCGCAATGGTCGCGTGCTCTAAGTAATCCGGGATTTCTTCCAAAGTTACCAAAGTTCTTTTTTTGTCGCCGTAAATTTCATATAAAAGGTGTTCACCAGTGCGGTCAAATATCTGCGTACTTTGAGCAATATTTCTTTCTAATATTTTGTCCGGATCCGGGAGGTCTTTTGATATCCAGGCAAACATTCCCACCATAATAATAACACCTGCCAAAGAAACAATACCAAATAACTTCAAATAAAAAGCTTTCCCCCGGTGTCTCCACCCTTTTTTATTTTTTCCAGCTTGAGAGGTCCCAACCGGATGGCTTTTCCAAGAACGACGGAATTCATTTGATAGTTGTGGTATAGGCATTTTTTGGAATTTTAATTTCCACGAATGACAATAATAACTTAGTTATTGTTGCTTTGTCAAAGTTTGTTTAGCCAGCATCGCTGCGCCGATAATTGCACTGTTTTTTAGTGAAGAAATTCTGATTGAGCATGGCCTGATCAGTGATCTTCTGGTCATCTCTTTGCGCATGGAAAGAGAAAAAAACTTCCAAGCCTGGCTGATTTTTCCGCCGAGTACAATCACATCCGGATCGTAGACATTGATTGTATTAACCAGACCGATCCCCAAATATTTTCCCATTTCACGCCAGGCACGGAGAGCTTTTATATTGCCGTGTTTAGCAAGTTTGTATAGGCCAAGGCCGTCGGCTGTTGGTAGGTCGTATTTTCTGGCCAGCCAGGCGATTCCTTTCTTGCCGACGTATTGTTCAAAACAGCCGGAATTTCCGCATTCACACTGTGGTCCGTTATAGTCCAGTGTCGTGTGTCCGATTTCTGAGGCTTCCTTTCTGCCGTGGTAAATCTTCTGGTCAATTACCAAGCCCCCGCCGATCCCTGTACCCAGGGTAATACCGGTTACAATATTCTGGTGTTTTCCTTTCCCCACCATAGCTTCCGCCAATGCAAAACAGTTGGCATCATTATCTAGAAATACCGGCAGTCTGAAAGCACGTTCCAGTCGGCTTTTTATTAAAGATCCGCGAACGGGGATATTAACAGCCGCCGGCCAGCCTAAACCGATCCCAGCGCATTCTTCAGAAGACTGTAATAGTAGTTGGACATTTTCAATCACCTTTTTTATTATTAATCTTTGGCGATGACGGGTTGGTACCAAAGTGGTGAATGTTTCCAACACCTTACCTTTAGAAGAAACAAGCCCACCCTCTAAAGTGGTCCCGCCCATATCGATCCCGATGTATGTTTTTTGTTTCATTTATGTCTTTCTATTATATCAGGAGTGGTGTATAATTTGAATATCTAAGCCTTATTTCCCAGTAAAAGTGAATAAAAAAGAGTTACAACTGGAATTATTATCCCGCGGTGTTGAAGAAATAATTGACCGGCAAAGTTTAGAAAAAAAACTGAATTCCGGAAAAAAATTACGGATTAAACTTGGTATTGACCCGACCAGCCCAAATCTACATATCGGCAGAACAATCCCGTTACTAAAATTGCGTGATTTCCAGGAGCTGGGGCACAAGATAATATTTATTATCGGCGATTTTACTGGTGTGATTGGTGACACTTCAGATAAAGAAAGCGAACGTCCGATGCTGGATGAAAAAACAGTCGCGCAGAACATGAAGAATTATGTTAAACAGGCAGAAAAAATTTTAGATATTGAAAAATGTGAGATCCATTACAATAGCGAGTGGCTTGAAAAACTGGATTATCATGATATCGGTAAACAGGCGGACATATTTTCTCTGAATGAATTCATCTCCCGGGAAAATATCGCAAAACGGCTGGATGCCGGCAAGCGGGTTTCTTTACGCGAGTTGCTTTACCCGCTGATGCAGGGTTATGATTCGGTTGCGGTAAAGGCGGACGTAGAAATCGGCGGAACCGACCAGCGGTTTAATTTGTTAGCCGGACGCGAATTACAAAGACATTATAACCAACCGGCGCAGGATATAATTACTAATCCGCTGATTGAAGGTTTGGACGGGCGCAAAATGAGTTCCAGCTGGGGTAATACTATTGATCTGCTGGATCCGGCGGAAGAGATTTACGGCAAAGTTATGTCACTCCGCGATGAATTAATTATCCGCTATTTTGTATTGACGACCCGCGTTCCGCTCAAAGATATTGCGGTTTATGAAAAAGATTTGAAGGCTGGTAAAAACCCCCGCGACTATAAGATGAAACTGGCATATGAGTTGGTAAGATTTTATCATTCGGAAAATAAAGCAAAGCAGGTGGCCGAGGAATTTACCAAAGTATTTGCAAAAAAAGAAAAACCGACTAATGTGCCGTCTGTAACAATTAAATATGATGATTATTTAATCCCGGATTTGCTCGTCGAGTTAAAATTGGCCAAGAGTAAAAGTGAAGCCCGCCGTTTAGTTGAACAGGGTGGTGTGAGAATTGATACTAAAGTAAAAACTGATTGGAAGGAAAAGGTGAAGGTTCAGAAAGGTACATTGGTACAGGTGGGGAAGAAAAAGTTTGTTGAAATAAGATAGCATGAACATTAATAAATATAATAATGAATGAACAAGGTTTTGAAAGCGATTTTGACATTGAGCAGTTTAGAACGATACTAGCTGCTAAAACTGAGGAATTTGCGACAGATAGCTATATTACTT carries:
- a CDS encoding ROK family protein, translated to MKQKTYIGIDMGGTTLEGGLVSSKGKVLETFTTLVPTRHRQRLIIKKVIENVQLLLQSSEECAGIGLGWPAAVNIPVRGSLIKSRLERAFRLPVFLDNDANCFALAEAMVGKGKHQNIVTGITLGTGIGGGLVIDQKIYHGRKEASEIGHTTLDYNGPQCECGNSGCFEQYVGKKGIAWLARKYDLPTADGLGLYKLAKHGNIKALRAWREMGKYLGIGLVNTINVYDPDVIVLGGKISQAWKFFSLSMRKEMTRRSLIRPCSIRISSLKNSAIIGAAMLAKQTLTKQQ
- the tyrS gene encoding tyrosine--tRNA ligase gives rise to the protein MNKKELQLELLSRGVEEIIDRQSLEKKLNSGKKLRIKLGIDPTSPNLHIGRTIPLLKLRDFQELGHKIIFIIGDFTGVIGDTSDKESERPMLDEKTVAQNMKNYVKQAEKILDIEKCEIHYNSEWLEKLDYHDIGKQADIFSLNEFISRENIAKRLDAGKRVSLRELLYPLMQGYDSVAVKADVEIGGTDQRFNLLAGRELQRHYNQPAQDIITNPLIEGLDGRKMSSSWGNTIDLLDPAEEIYGKVMSLRDELIIRYFVLTTRVPLKDIAVYEKDLKAGKNPRDYKMKLAYELVRFYHSENKAKQVAEEFTKVFAKKEKPTNVPSVTIKYDDYLIPDLLVELKLAKSKSEARRLVEQGGVRIDTKVKTDWKEKVKVQKGTLVQVGKKKFVEIR